The following is a genomic window from Fulvia fulva chromosome 9, complete sequence.
GTGGGGATGCCTCTTGGTACCTCGCCTCGCCCGCAAAGTCAAACACTCCAGTCACTGTTGAGCGGCCAGGTACATCAGGTACAGAACGTGCAGTGGTTCGACCCCGCCATTTTTCGTTCGCCAACGCGCTTGCATTGATTGTGACATTGCACAGGCAGAGCCTTGCTTCGAAGCGCTTAGATAACCGACCGGTGTGTTCGTGAACAGCGTCGCAGGCTCGCAGCAGTCGCAGCGAGCGATCACATGCCGCTTGTCGGAATGGCTGATGGCGTTGAAACACCCGATTCAGGATATAGCTTCTACACCCAAACCGCAGCTCAGGCGGTGACGAAGACCTTCCCGCGAGCGTACGTGCAACATCGCGTAGTCCTTCAACGACCACATTGCGCGAATGCAGCTCCCCTCTGTACACCACACCCACGGGACATCTGTACGCTCCGTAAGGATCTTCGGCTTAACGCATGGTGTGCATGGAGCTAGGCTAGCGTGCTTGTGAGCAATCGCGCGTCTGCAAGGGCAGGTACATCTAGCCAGGTACCCAACAAAAGGTTCCGTAGTCGAATGCAGACGATGCTGAAGTGCGCCGTAGGAGGCGTCTCAGCATTCGCGTGGTGTTTGGGAAAGGTAAGACTACGTCTAGGACCTCGACCATGACGCATAGACGTCCAAATCTGTATCGTTCGAAGCGTTTGGCCAAGTCGTTGATCGCTCGTGGCCTCTGATTCATGTGGCCAAGTTGATTGGTCTTGGCTGGAATCCTCTGTGGCTTCCGATGACTCGGCGTCCGGCCGGATATACAACGCCAGCCACCACTCAGACGAGCTTTTCTTCCCTCCCAACATGCATTTTCCTGGGACTGAAATCCAAATATTCGCGACGCTGGGCGTTTGACGTGAGCAGACACACCGCAAGCGGCGAGGAGATCCGCGACAGCCAGTGTGTGTCAAGCTTCCTCACCCGGCGGGAAATCTCCTTGGACGCTGCGGCACAGTTTCGTACCACTCGCTGTCGGAACGGCATGCAGCATGCATCGATAACCGCGCAAATATTGATGTGTTCCTTCAAGATGCCGAGGTGGACTTTGGTAGACGGAAGAGAAGACGCAGCAGGTGAGGTCAAGAAAAAGTTGCCAACGTTCATTGAGCAGGCAGGAACGAGCGAGCAGCCACGCGAAGGTCATCAACTTCACTCTCCAGATTCGGACTACAATCCACACTTCCGATGCTGGTGTAATCACACGCTGCTCAGTGTGGACGCATGGCGACCGGTACGGCTTGATGCACTCTAGCGACACCGCATTGCTGTCGTGTAGCATCAACATTTCCATGGTCGCAGCGCGCAGCGTGCGACATGCATTGTACTACTATCCGCCTCTCGATGGCGCGAAGTAGCCGCGAGCGTGACACGGCCTTCTTCAGTCCGCGGATGCACGCCCCTGATGGGTGGTCTATCATCTAGGACCGAACCTTGGACACGCAAGGCGAAGCGTCTGCTCCTGCTATGGAAGATGCATCATCGATGCATGCCACTGGTTCGCGTGAGCTCTGATCGATGGACAGATCGCATCGAGCCAACGTGGAGTCAGCTAGTCGCCTCCGATGAAGGATGTTGAGACTGAACATGGCTGCACTCACCACTGCTTCCTGATCCGAGCGAGTGCCACAGTTGCGGGATTCAAGTCTGGCTATATGCCGCTGTCAGCCATGCCAGGTGACATACATCCAGCACTATGAGACGGATGCTTAAGATAGGGACTGCGAGGCTCCGGTGGTGGTCTGCAGTCTGTCTTTCGCAGCACGATCCGATATGTCGATTCTGTGCAAAAGGCGTAGTTGATGGACTGCTTAGCGCGTGGTGTGGGCATAAGAAAGTGCGGGCTGTAGATAGCTCCCGCTTCGCGAGCTCGTGCGTCGAGCTGGAAAAGACATCTCATAGTCCTAAAAACAATCCAAGCCGCTCAAATAGCATTCACTTCGACACGCATGCACATATCCACAGAGTCACATGCTCGTCTATCGGCTAGTCACGGCTAGACGTCGGAATTAGATAACAGATTGCAGCGTGGGGGCGCGTGGGATATCATACCGCGTCAACCTGTACTTAGGGATATCTGTCGGTACATCCTTCACTTAACGGTCAACTCCAACTTCAAGAACGGCACCACAGGAACCCAACAGAATTTGCTCTCGTAAACGCAGATAGGCCAAGTATATGTTCTCTGATCGCCATCAGTAGACTCTTTCCTTCCTTCTGGTAACTTTCATTGACACGAAACAAGAAGACGCGAACAATAGACAATAAACACATTCCTCGCGGAATAGAGCATTTCAGCACACGTGGAAGTCTGCGTCGTTTCATCACTTATCTTATAGAGGCAGATCGCACATCTACACAGAGTACTCATCCTCGACACAATTAGATCCACCGCAAGCAACATGGACGTGTCGACTATCCAGAACAAGTTCCTTTCGAGAGGCAACGAGCTCGGTCTCGTGGCTGTTGGCTTCTCAGGCGGACAGGTAAGACCACTTACCACCAGAGCCGCGAATGCCACATGCTAACATATCGCGCAGTGCAGACCAGGCACAGATGCTGCACCCATGGCTCTGATAGAATCAGGTCTGGTTTCGCAGCTTTCCGACGACCTGGGCTACGATGTCAAGTATGACGGCAAAGTACATGCCTACGGCGACCTCATGCCACGTGAGAACACTCCTTAACGATTCCTCAGCGACATACTGACCTTCCAGCATCAGACGATGACCCCGACTACCGTGGCATGAAGAAACCTCGCGCCGTCTCAGCAGTTACCAAGCAACTCAGCTCCCAAGTCTACGATCACGCTCGCGACGGTCGCTTCGTCCTCACCCTAGGCGGTGACCACTCGATCGCAGTCGGAACCATCAGCGGCACAGCCAAGGCAACAAAGGAGAGACTAGGAAGAGACATTGCAGTGATCTGGGTCGACGCACACGCAGACATCAACACCCCCGAGACAAGCGATAGCGGAAACATTCACGGTATGCCGGTAAGCTTCCTAAGTGGATTGGCAAAGGATGACGAGGACAAGCCATTCGGCTGGCTCAAGGACGAACACCGCATATCGACTACGAAGTTGGTCTATATCGGCCTACGCGACGTGGATCGAGGCGAGAAGAAGATTCTCAGGGATAACAACATCAAGGCTTTCAGCATGCATGACATCGATCGTCACGGCATTGGAAAGGTGATGGACATGGCGTTGGGGTGGATTGGTAGAGATACGCCAATTCACCTGTCGTTTGACGTGGACGCGCTGGATCCAATGTGGGCGCCGAGTACAGGCACGCCGGTGCGAGGCGGTTTGACGTTGAGGGAGGGCGACTTCATTGCGGAGTGTGTTCACGAGACTGGGAGCTTGATTGCGCTGGATTTGGTTGAGGTTAACCCGAGCCTGGAGGAGCATGGTGCGGCGGAGACGGTGAGAGCTGGATGCAGTATTGTGAGATGTGCTCTTGGTGATACGCTTCTATGAGGCAAGAGGAATCCTTGAGCACAAGCTATTCACATGCGACTCGATCAGTTCCATGTGCAGCTTTGGGCATGCAGCAATGTCTCTCTTTGGCCAGTAGATGATGCACTGCATGAGGCAGCAGCATTGCAATGATAGACTAGATTAGACTATCGCAAGAAGCAGCAATGCTAACCTTCAACTGAATAATTGTTTTTCAAGCTTCCGACAGCTGGATATCACCGATCTGGCTCGCGGTCTTCACTCTTGCAGCTTCCACAGCGCTTGCAGCGGAACACAGAAACGTTCCGTGGCAAGTACCAGTGAGATCATCGAGCCATCACGCGACATTTCCTTCAATGTTCTCTTTATGTACAGATGGCACGAGCATCTGTCTATGTTCTCGTGCTCTTCCATCACCGCTCGAACAGCTTCATAAGACTTTCACCGACGAACATCCCATCGCTTCCCAGCAAGACGACCAATCCTTCATCTCGCGGATCGAGAGCGCAGGCTCGGCTACTGCAGGCTGGTCTCGAAGGTGACGGCCGGCCGGCAGCGAAGAACGTGGCCCATCGTCTGGCAAGCTACACAGCTAGCTCTTCGAGTCCTCCTCCTACGCGTGTTCCTATCGAGTAATTCTTACTCGATCAAATGCTTTGAGTTTGGACGTCGGCGCGTTCGAGCTTCCCGATTCGAAAGCGTTGGGGACATCCTCTGAGCGTCCGATCATGCAGAGCAAAAATGATTGCGAGGACCTGGCAAGACACAAGACAACACAAGGATATGATGTTGAAGAAGAAGGGCAACGAGACGGTCTTATCAGTGATATGATGGACGATGTGCCCGCGCATTCCGAGGAGTGCCGAGGGGGCGACGACACGCTATCGGCACGCGCCTTATCTCGAACCTCTGCTGCTACTCAACCACCCCTTCCTGCAGCTCTCACCGGCCACTGATAGGCCTCAAACTCGATACGATCGAGTAATATATGGCCCGCGACCACACACACGCGCAGCGGCGACCTCTCACCTTCCCAGGCTGGCTCTTGCGGACTCTGCAGACCCGAGGATACACCCTTTGTTCCCATGGCGCGCCATTGCCCTCGTGTCAAGCTGGCTGAGTATGCTTCTGCTGCCATTGTGCGGCAGGCCTCATTGCCCCGGCTGGGGTACACCCTCTTATGCACTCCTCTTATCTGCTGCTCACGCCCCTCGTAGATGTCTTACTACTCTCGTGGCTTTGGTCTGTGGTCAGCAGTATTGTTTCTTGTTATGCTCTCGTAGCTTGAACTTAACGTCACTGGTCTTCACGCACAAGCAGACTACACTTCTTTATTGACCGCGACAACTGAAAGACGACCATCTCGAGACGACAACACCAGAAGATCGAGTATCATCATGGCTCCTTTCGCGACAGGAACCGATACACCACACGCAGTCGATGGGTCCCCGATTCTGCCTGGTGTAGACGCGTCACAAATCACGGTTCTGGCCTCGTCGAGAGCTGTTATCGAGAACAGACTTACCGCCGCGACGATTGTCGTATCAAGATCGAGCGGCAAAATCACCTCCATCTTCGACTCCATACTTCCAGCTTCGTCTTTCCCCGATGGCACCCCATACACAGACTACAGCCCGTATGTGCTCATGCCCGGGCTTGTGGACGCACATGTCCACCTCAATGAGCCGGGAAGAACAGAGTGGGAGGGCTTCTGGACCGGAACACAAGCTGCGGCATTCGGAGGCGTGACGACCGTGATTGACATGCCGCTAAACGCGATCCCACCTACCACGACTATACAAGGGTTGAAGGAGAAGGTGGCAGCTGCGCGGGGGAAATGTTGGGTTGATACAGGCTTCTATGGCGGCATAGTGCCGGGCAATGTCGAAGAGCTTAAGCCTCTGGTCAGAGCAGGCGTGCGCGGGTTCAAGGGATTCCTCATTGACAGTGGCGTGGAAGAGTTCCCAGCCGTCACATCGTCAGACATTCGGAAGGTCTTCGAGGAGTTGGCCGACGAACCTACTACGGTCATGTTCCACGCAGAGATGGTCCCGCCAGTCACTGCGTCCGTTGGGGATGATGCGCAAACTCCACTACCTCCCTTGGAGCCAACGGGACCACTGAACAAGTACCAGACATTCCTCGACTCACGACCCTCGTCGTTCGAAGTGTACGCAATCCTAGAGGTCCTGAGCCTTGCCCACCTGGCACCGAGGCTGCCTCTACACATCGTGCACCTTTCAGCAGTGGAAGCAATTCCGATGCTTCGAGACGCCAGGGAGAAAGGTGTCAACATCACAGCAGAGACTTGCTTCCATTACCTAAGTCTGGCAGCCGAGAACATCCAAGATGGCGATACGAGACACAAGTGCTGCCCTCCTATACGATCAGCTTCCAATCAAGACGGCTTGTGGAACGAGATGCTACTCCCCTCAGACAGCGTCATCAAGACCGTCGTATCAGACCACTCTCCCTGCACGCCCAACCTCAAGCTCCTGCCCTCTCACGTTCCCGGTGCAGAGGGTGGCAAAGCAGCAGGCTGCAACTCAGACCAAGGCAAAGGCGACTTCTTCACCGCATGGGGCGGCATCAGCTCCGTCGGTCTCGGCCTCAGCATTCTCTGGACAGAAGCCATGCACCGCAATTTAGACGCTGAAGAAACTCTCCTAAACGTAGCGAAGTGGTGCTGCTACAACACAGCGAAGCAAGTAGGCCTCGAGCACAGGAAAGGATCGCTATCGGTAGGCATGGACGGCGACATATGTGTCTTCGACGATAAAGGCACGTTTGAGGTTGAGCCGAGTACTATGCTGTTCAGGAATAAGTGCTCGCCGTACGAAGGCAAGACGCTCAGAGGGTATGCGAGGGAGACTTGGCTAAGGGGGCGCAAGATCCATAGCAGGGAGCAGGGATTCAAGATGGCGAAACCGGTTGGCGAGTTGTTGCTGGAACCTAGGCGAGCGTAAGCTTCGCGTGCTGTTGTTCCCAAGGGTTCGTAGTTCGTAGCGAGGAAAGGTACTCCGCAAGCTTCTTCTTGCTCGCTTGAAATGCTGGAGATCCGGTACCGCCTTTGTGTTGCAGTTACTGGTTGTGAGGAGATCGCGAGAGGAGGAAAGGCACTGGACATTATTGGTAGGTGTAAACACTTGTGTTAGATTGAGTTTGGTCTGCCGTTAGTGTCCGGTATGCGTTGGGGGCTGCTATGGGCTCGCTGCAGGGAATGTGCGTGTGCTGAGACACCGCTCCATCTGTGATTGAGATCTTTACCAAGATCTTCTCGTTGTTCATCACACTTGCTGGTACCTCATATCATCGCCGCCGCCGCTTATGAAAATCGAGCAGATGGATGTTGCGTCTATCTATTAGCTGCGTAGATGGAGGATAATACTTTCATCAGTCAGCAAGAGCGAGTGTTGATCCTGCCATGTAGACTGCGGCTGAGGTGAGGGCATCGCAATCGACACACAGGTATCATGTTTTCCTCCCTCGACCATCGCAAGTTGCGAATGAAACTCCAATCTGACCTTATCGACCATGGCATCGGAACAACACGACAAGAAAATGGTACGCCACCGGAACCGAGACATCTTCGCCAGCGGAGCGCCGGTCTTCTGCGGACCACGAACGAGCCACTCGAAGTCATCACAGTCGGCGTGCCTAGGACTGGGACGGCCTCCATACTCGAAGCCATGAAAATCTTAGGCTATGGTGATATCTGGAATGCCCGGGAAATGCTCAGAAATCATCAGACTGGGTTCTGCGGCAACATGCTTCACAACAAGCTCACCGCATCTGGAAAACAGCCTGAAGTCGAGCAATTTGAGTCACTCTTCCGAGGCTTTCGACATATCTCTGGCGAGTTCGTGAGCTGCATGGCCGCAGACCTGATCCGGGCATATCCGGAGGCCAAGGTTATCCTCACCGTTCGCGAAGATGAGGAGCGCTGGCTACGGAGTGTTCTGGAGACCCTCTGGTATAACTACTCAACATGGTCGCATTGGCTCCTGCGTAAGATCGACCGGCAATGGCGCGAAATGGCCACTTTCCTGAGCCCGTTCTACGAGCGCTTTTGGGGTGGTGATTCTGCTGTGCATGGTTTGAGAGTCTACAGGGAGCATAAGGCGATGGTGCAGAGAGTGACTGAGCCGAAGGATAGACTGCTGGTGTGTGATGTTAAGCAGGGATGGGGACCGCTCTGTGGGGTTTTGGAGAAGGATGTGCCGGCTGAGGTCTTCCCGAAGACAAACAGTGTGGACGAATACAGTGTTTTGTTCAGCACTGCACGCCGTAATGCTTTACAGTCATGGGTCGGTTGTACGATACGGAAGGGTGGTCTGCCGGTAATGCTGGTGGCGGTCCTGGTGATGTACAGATCTAAGGTGATTTCGTCACTACACGCAGCCTTGACGAAGGTCGGACTGGTCTGAGTCCGCGGTAACACTGCGAATGTGCGTGTTCCTAAACGGTGGGTGCTGATGAGGGGCTTTCGTTGCGAGAGATGGCCTGGAAGCATGTCATCAGACTGAGCTTGCTCACGTGTGAGATGATGATCGGATTCTCACGGAACATGATCTTGACATCAGCGTACTGCTTACGACATCAGCAGGAGTATCACGCGGCATTGCAACGAACATGAGGTCAGACAGCATCCATGTACTGTACAGAATGTCGAAAGAGGCTCTCTGCACCGAAGAGTCTCTGGAGAACAGCCTTTATGGTATAGACAGCTTCGAGTCACGACCCGTCTCAGGACTACGAGGGTATCCCTTCTACAACCACCAACTTTCCTGTCCATCGTTTCGCAGAGGTCAAGACGGATTTTAATGCCGAGCTCAGGAGTATTACTACACCTGCTGATGTGTCCCCTCTCATTCCTGGTCCAGCACATTCCGACGCCCGGCGACGCGGCTGCCAACCACACCGAGCCACCTTGATATGGAAGCAAAGGATGTTGCTTAGTATAACATGATGTCTGCTGGCCTCTCACTCTCCCGATCAACCGACT
Proteins encoded in this region:
- a CDS encoding Arginase, which codes for MDVSTIQNKFLSRGNELGLVAVGFSGGQCRPGTDAAPMALIESGLVSQLSDDLGYDVKYDGKVHAYGDLMPPSDDDPDYRGMKKPRAVSAVTKQLSSQVYDHARDGRFVLTLGGDHSIAVGTISGTAKATKERLGRDIAVIWVDAHADINTPETSDSGNIHGMPVSFLSGLAKDDEDKPFGWLKDEHRISTTKLVYIGLRDVDRGEKKILRDNNIKAFSMHDIDRHGIGKVMDMALGWIGRDTPIHLSFDVDALDPMWAPSTGTPVRGGLTLREGDFIAECVHETGSLIALDLVEVNPSLEEHGAAETVRAGCSIVRCALGDTLL
- a CDS encoding Allantoinase; translated protein: MAPFATGTDTPHAVDGSPILPGVDASQITVLASSRAVIENRLTAATIVVSRSSGKITSIFDSILPASSFPDGTPYTDYSPYVLMPGLVDAHVHLNEPGRTEWEGFWTGTQAAAFGGVTTVIDMPLNAIPPTTTIQGLKEKVAAARGKCWVDTGFYGGIVPGNVEELKPLVRAGVRGFKGFLIDSGVEEFPAVTSSDIRKVFEELADEPTTVMFHAEMVPPVTASVGDDAQTPLPPLEPTGPLNKYQTFLDSRPSSFEVYAILEVLSLAHLAPRLPLHIVHLSAVEAIPMLRDAREKGVNITAETCFHYLSLAAENIQDGDTRHKCCPPIRSASNQDGLWNEMLLPSDSVIKTVVSDHSPCTPNLKLLPSHVPGAEGGKAAGCNSDQGKGDFFTAWGGISSVGLGLSILWTEAMHRNLDAEETLLNVAKWCCYNTAKQVGLEHRKGSLSVGMDGDICVFDDKGTFEVEPSTMLFRNKCSPYEGKTLRGYARETWLRGRKIHSREQGFKMAKPVGELLLEPRRA